In a single window of the Streptomyces sp. NBC_00285 genome:
- a CDS encoding SDR family NAD(P)-dependent oxidoreductase codes for MGKLDGKVAVITGASTGMALAGAQLFVDEGAHVFILGRRQETLDEAVKLIGRNVTAVRGDAAELDDLDRLYETVKKEKGTIDVLWASAGMGEQGKLGEITEEQFDRAFWLNARGTLFTVQKALPLLNDGASVFMTGSNASLRGFPGWSVYAGSKAVQQAWARVWLNELKDRRIRVNVLTPGQVATAKQEEVFDEATKEAFESLIPRGKMGRPEEIASVALFLASDDSTYVNGLELIADGGTTVI; via the coding sequence ATGGGAAAGCTCGATGGCAAGGTGGCGGTGATCACCGGTGCGTCAACCGGCATGGCGCTGGCCGGAGCCCAGCTGTTCGTGGACGAAGGAGCCCACGTCTTCATCCTGGGCCGGCGGCAGGAAACGCTGGACGAAGCCGTCAAGCTGATCGGCCGCAACGTCACCGCCGTACGCGGCGACGCAGCCGAACTGGACGACCTGGACCGTCTGTACGAGACCGTCAAGAAGGAAAAGGGCACGATCGACGTCCTGTGGGCCAGCGCCGGCATGGGCGAGCAGGGCAAGCTCGGCGAAATCACCGAGGAACAGTTCGACCGCGCCTTCTGGCTCAACGCACGCGGCACCCTGTTCACCGTGCAGAAGGCACTGCCACTGCTCAACGACGGCGCCTCGGTCTTCATGACCGGGTCCAACGCCTCCCTGCGCGGCTTCCCCGGCTGGAGCGTCTACGCCGGCAGCAAGGCCGTACAGCAGGCGTGGGCCCGCGTGTGGCTCAACGAGCTCAAGGACCGCCGGATCCGCGTCAACGTGCTCACCCCGGGCCAGGTCGCCACGGCCAAGCAGGAAGAGGTGTTCGACGAGGCCACCAAGGAAGCCTTCGAATCCCTGATCCCCCGGGGAAAGATGGGCCGCCCCGAGGAGATCGCCTCCGTCGCGCTCTTCCTCGCCTCCGACGACTCAACCTACGTCAACGGACTGGAACTGATCGCCGACGGCGGCACCACCGTCATCTGA
- a CDS encoding NADPH-dependent F420 reductase, which produces MSSISIIGTGNMARTIGTLAVAGGNTVEVMGRDQSKAADLAKALGGGATAGQWGAVPAGDIVIVALLFDSVVPTVTQYGDALAGKVIVDISNPFNADFDGLAHHGETSIAQEVAKVAPADSSVVKAFNTVFRNVLENGRPDVFMAGDSAQAKAGVATFVKSLGLRPLDVGALKMAHWLEGAGLLTVGLARHGTGHWDFALGATEFLG; this is translated from the coding sequence ATGAGCAGTATCAGCATCATCGGCACCGGGAACATGGCCCGCACCATCGGCACGCTCGCGGTGGCGGGCGGCAACACCGTCGAGGTCATGGGCCGCGACCAGTCCAAGGCCGCCGACCTGGCCAAGGCTCTCGGCGGCGGCGCCACCGCGGGACAGTGGGGCGCCGTGCCGGCCGGGGACATCGTCATCGTGGCACTGTTGTTCGACAGTGTCGTTCCGACCGTCACCCAGTATGGAGACGCCCTCGCGGGCAAGGTCATCGTCGACATCAGCAACCCCTTCAACGCCGACTTCGACGGGCTGGCCCACCACGGCGAGACCTCGATCGCGCAGGAAGTCGCCAAGGTGGCCCCGGCCGACTCCAGCGTGGTGAAGGCGTTCAACACCGTCTTCCGCAACGTCCTGGAGAACGGCCGGCCCGACGTCTTCATGGCAGGCGACAGTGCGCAGGCCAAGGCCGGTGTGGCGACGTTCGTCAAGAGCCTCGGGCTGCGCCCGCTGGATGTCGGCGCGCTGAAGATGGCGCACTGGCTGGAAGGAGCAGGCCTGCTCACAGTGGGCCTCGCCCGCCACGGGACGGGGCACTGGGACTTCGCCCTCGGCGCCACCGAATTTCTCGGCTGA
- a CDS encoding TetR/AcrR family transcriptional regulator, with translation MTAQTDSRDRRPRRTARRRVVDTRRRDELLLQAEAIILTEGFTAVTMDELAQRLECSKATLYSLASTKEQLVLAVTRTFFRDATAEIEQAVQAEPDPRQRIRVYLAGVGTAMRRHSHAFYDDMVGYEPTAQIYRKNSAAAAHRVHELIEEGVQSGVFRALNGHFASQVVAVTIDAVQSGVLLESTGLTAGDAFSELGDLLLDGLSSGQGAAPRNGSG, from the coding sequence GTGACGGCCCAAACTGACTCGCGTGACCGCCGCCCGCGCCGAACGGCCCGCAGGCGGGTCGTCGACACACGCCGACGGGACGAACTGCTGCTCCAGGCCGAGGCGATCATCCTGACCGAAGGCTTCACCGCGGTGACCATGGATGAGCTCGCGCAGCGACTGGAGTGCTCCAAGGCAACGCTGTACAGCCTCGCCTCCACGAAGGAACAGCTGGTCCTGGCGGTCACCCGCACCTTCTTCCGGGACGCGACCGCCGAGATCGAGCAGGCTGTGCAGGCCGAACCGGACCCAAGGCAGCGGATCAGGGTCTATCTCGCCGGCGTCGGCACCGCCATGCGCCGGCACTCCCACGCCTTCTACGACGACATGGTCGGTTACGAACCGACCGCGCAGATCTACCGCAAGAACTCCGCCGCCGCGGCGCACCGGGTCCATGAACTGATCGAGGAGGGCGTCCAGAGCGGCGTTTTCCGCGCCCTCAACGGCCACTTCGCCTCCCAGGTCGTGGCAGTCACCATCGACGCGGTCCAGTCTGGGGTCCTCCTGGAGAGCACCGGCCTGACCGCCGGCGACGCCTTCTCCGAACTCGGGGATCTCCTGCTGGACGGGCTCAGTTCGGGGCAGGGCGCGGCGCCCCGGAATGGTTCAGGCTGA
- a CDS encoding Lrp/AsnC ligand binding domain-containing protein, which produces MPTEHHEVSFAGATTGQADLVATVTTSSTSELYTYLSERIGGLDGVQTVETALTLRHVKQLTYEPNR; this is translated from the coding sequence TTGCCGACAGAACACCACGAGGTCAGCTTCGCCGGCGCCACCACTGGTCAGGCCGACCTCGTCGCCACCGTCACCACTTCGAGCACGAGCGAGCTCTACACATACCTCAGCGAAAGGATCGGCGGCCTCGACGGCGTGCAGACCGTGGAGACTGCCCTGACCCTGCGGCACGTCAAACAGCTCACCTACGAACCGAACCGCTGA
- a CDS encoding helix-turn-helix transcriptional regulator — MDKKELAEFLRHRRETLRPRDVGLVDGPRRRTQGLRREEVAQLAGMSTDYYARLEQQRAPQPSVEITSALARALRLTLDERDHLFVLIGHNAPARFHRSEHVSPTLLRVLDRLDDSPAMVQTDLFDTLAMNPLAVALLGDQMRHTGLARSGYYRWFMDPAERLMVPEESHERHGRAQAARLRAALTAGSDTPRAARILAELQAHSPEFVRMWELQEVAQSYDDCKTVLHPELGRIDVDAQLLYTENRAQTVVVLTTRPGTESHSKLELLSVIGHQQLTP; from the coding sequence ATGGACAAAAAGGAACTGGCGGAATTCCTGCGCCACCGGCGTGAGACCTTGCGCCCCCGCGATGTCGGGCTGGTCGACGGGCCGCGCAGGCGTACCCAGGGCCTGCGCCGCGAGGAGGTCGCGCAGCTCGCCGGCATGTCCACCGACTACTACGCCCGGCTGGAACAGCAGCGCGCCCCGCAGCCCTCCGTCGAGATCACCTCGGCTCTTGCCCGGGCACTGCGGCTGACCCTCGACGAACGCGACCACCTCTTCGTCCTCATCGGCCACAACGCCCCGGCCCGCTTCCACCGCTCCGAACACGTCAGCCCGACGCTGCTGCGGGTCCTGGACCGCCTGGACGACTCCCCGGCGATGGTGCAGACCGATCTGTTCGACACTCTCGCGATGAACCCCTTGGCCGTCGCCCTGCTCGGCGACCAGATGCGTCACACCGGTCTGGCCCGCAGCGGCTACTACCGCTGGTTCATGGACCCCGCCGAACGTCTGATGGTTCCCGAGGAATCCCACGAACGCCACGGCCGCGCCCAGGCAGCACGCCTGCGGGCCGCCCTGACGGCCGGCAGCGACACTCCCCGAGCCGCCCGGATCCTCGCCGAACTCCAGGCGCACAGCCCCGAGTTCGTCCGCATGTGGGAACTTCAAGAAGTCGCACAGAGCTACGACGACTGCAAGACCGTCCTCCATCCCGAACTCGGCCGCATCGACGTCGACGCCCAACTCCTGTACACCGAGAACCGCGCCCAGACCGTGGTGGTGCTGACCACCCGCCCCGGCACGGAGAGCCACAGCAAACTCGAACTGCTCTCTGTCATAGGGCACCAGCAGCTCACCCCCTGA
- a CDS encoding TetR/AcrR family transcriptional regulator, with the protein MTEMEKGPQGLRRGRGARERIMLASQKLFRDQGINHTGMDQLCTVAQVSKRTAYQHFTGKDELVTEYLRHFDPDVMPGVFDRTDLTPRERLLAAFDVPKTGPHNLTPMCPYIAASIEISDPEHPARQYAHDYKQAIAARLTDTAREAGATDPDQLGEQLALLLDGASARTRVLNADAFPAAAAIAAVLIDNAVPAATRGSDNATVG; encoded by the coding sequence ATGACGGAGATGGAGAAGGGACCCCAGGGCCTGCGCCGCGGCAGAGGCGCACGCGAGCGCATCATGCTCGCGTCACAAAAGTTGTTCCGTGATCAAGGCATCAACCACACCGGCATGGACCAGCTGTGCACGGTGGCCCAGGTATCGAAGCGCACGGCCTACCAGCACTTCACCGGCAAGGACGAACTCGTCACCGAGTACCTGCGCCACTTCGATCCCGACGTCATGCCCGGAGTCTTCGACCGCACGGACCTCACACCGCGGGAACGGCTCCTGGCGGCGTTCGACGTGCCCAAGACCGGGCCGCACAACCTCACGCCCATGTGCCCGTACATCGCGGCCTCCATCGAAATCAGCGACCCCGAACACCCCGCACGCCAATATGCGCACGACTACAAGCAAGCCATCGCCGCCCGGCTCACCGACACCGCCCGCGAAGCCGGCGCCACCGACCCCGACCAGCTCGGCGAACAACTGGCCCTGCTCCTCGACGGTGCCTCGGCCCGCACCCGGGTCCTCAACGCAGACGCCTTCCCCGCCGCCGCCGCCATCGCCGCGGTACTTATCGACAACGCCGTTCCCGCCGCAACCCGGGGAAGCGACAACGCGACGGTGGGATAG
- a CDS encoding SDR family oxidoreductase translates to MKITGNTILITGGTSGIGLGLALRLHEAGNKVIVAGRRKELLDEITAEHPGIDALVLDVADRDSIARARETVAASHPGLNVLVNNAGIMQLESVLDPAGLQVAEDHITTNLLGTIRMTYAFLPLLAGKDDAVVVNVTSALAFVPYQSTPTYSATKAALHSFSESLRIQLTGADAGIQVIEVVPPGVRTTLLGQEDSEYAMPLDDFLTETLDLLREKPDAKEIVVERARFIRDAVATGSYDDVLTMISGS, encoded by the coding sequence ATGAAGATCACCGGCAACACGATCCTGATCACCGGCGGAACCTCAGGCATCGGCCTCGGTCTGGCCCTGCGCCTGCACGAGGCCGGCAACAAGGTGATCGTCGCCGGCCGGCGCAAGGAACTCCTTGACGAGATCACGGCCGAGCACCCGGGCATCGACGCGCTCGTCCTCGACGTCGCCGACCGCGACTCGATCGCCCGGGCCCGTGAGACCGTGGCGGCGAGCCACCCGGGGCTGAACGTCCTGGTCAACAACGCGGGCATCATGCAACTGGAGAGTGTCCTCGACCCGGCCGGACTTCAGGTCGCCGAGGATCACATCACGACCAATCTGCTCGGCACGATCCGGATGACGTATGCCTTCCTGCCGCTGCTCGCGGGCAAGGACGACGCGGTCGTCGTGAACGTCACCTCCGCGCTGGCGTTCGTGCCGTATCAGAGCACCCCGACCTACAGCGCGACCAAGGCCGCGCTGCACTCCTTCTCCGAGAGCCTGCGCATCCAGCTCACCGGTGCCGACGCAGGCATCCAGGTGATCGAGGTGGTCCCGCCGGGCGTGCGCACGACCCTGCTGGGCCAGGAGGACAGCGAATACGCCATGCCCTTGGACGACTTCCTCACCGAGACCCTGGACCTGCTGCGCGAGAAGCCCGACGCGAAGGAGATCGTCGTCGAGCGCGCCAGGTTCATCCGCGACGCGGTGGCCACCGGCTCCTACGACGACGTCCTCACCATGATCAGCGGCAGCTGA